GAAACTGACCTCATTTTTAGGGACGGAAAGGTCTGGATGAACTACCACCTCGTTGTTACTCTGCTAGTCTCCTAGCTAGTCTGTGTAGCACTGTTACCCTTTGTTACTGTATCACGTCTCCCACCGTTTCGGTTGTGGAACATGGAATCATCCGGATTTAGCTGTGGGATTGTTCTGTTCTTGTCAGAGAGAAGCTGTCGGTGTTTGATATGGGGACATGCTGTTCACCTGGGACCGGACAGGCTGCTGAAGCCTGACTTTTGATCATCAGCCTTCGCTGACatctttatggaaccgaatctGTCATTGGTTATGAGAGACATTGTAAATCTGTGTTTTATTATGACACCTGAGATAGGAACCCGTTTACCAGGAAAGGTGTTACAAGGTCAGCAAAATATAACTTTATAGACAACCAGTTCCTTGATAAACGTGGTTGGTCTGGTGTTTGTTTCGACACATACCACTTGGCTCTGGCTGATCATTTTCTTTTATAAATTGAACTTTGACATTCCATTGTTTGAAGTAACATGAAAGAGTTCCACAGTAGCTACCTTCCTGCAATGGCTTGCTGTCTGTGGCTTCTCCTGGAGCCCTGGAGTCAAATGTGGTGACCGGAGTGTTTCAGCAGCTAAAGACCACATGCTAACACATCCAGTTAGAGCCAGCCTGAGCCAACCACAGCTCGTAATGACTGACCGCTGGAActcagattctctctctctctttcttctttacgtttgcatctctctctctctcttttcattttttgtctctgcctcacacatacacaaagacacacacacctacattgcTGAAAGGCCCTGAGTGCCTGTGGACACGGGCAGGGTGTTTGTTTATATTTAGCTGGGATTCTTGCCATGTCAGGGGAAGATATGGGGGGGCtttcacagagacagacaccctACTAATCCACAGCATGACTGGCGGGACGACCACACATaccctagggggggggggggcatgcggGGGAAAGGTGAGGCCCTCTAAACCTCTGGCCCCTCTCTATCCTAGACCTACTCACAGATACTCACTACCTCACGTCagtggaaatagagagagagagagaaataaacttTCCGCTTGTTCTGTCGCTTGTACTCCCTGTCATCTCCTGGCAACCAGAGCGCAAAAAGGTTCTCTGTCGCCGTGTGATGTGAGCGTGGAGAGGGCCGCTCGGGGGGAGCTGGAGAGTACAGGGGCACCGTCTGGGCCAATGAGGGCCAGGTATCAGGGGCCCACCTGGCTTCCCCAGAGGatactgctggggggggggggggggggggagtcagccATGACTCGAATGGCTGATGACGAACCAAGAATAATGATAGCACCTCAGTCAACACCTCACATGTACTGTAGCCTCTGTGTGGTATAAATGATACTTTGTGTAACTGTACTGTAACAGTTTGTGTTGGCTGAGAACTGACGAGATCAGGTGGCTGTCAGACTATTCTGAGATGTCTTCTCCGCGAACAGATGTGACACAGGAAAGTACAACCGGCATACAGCGACGATGGGAGAAACGTGGGAGATAATGTGCTTGTCAATGTCACGTCACCGCAGCTATCCCCTCGTAGATCACTTACGGTTTGAGTCACTGTCATTAATCGAACTAGGATTGACATCTCATAAAACTGTCACTGAAATTACAAAAATCTATGTGCTTTATTCATTCCAATACTTTATAATAGTCATCATCCAAAAGTCCTCAATTTGGAGCTTACAGTTTATGACAATGAAGATCATTTAAATGTTTTCATGTATTTGACCTTTAATCTGTAACGATAACCGTGATTATCTAGATAATACTTAATGagttacatgttttttttaatttgatATTTCATGTAGGCCCTTGTTGGATAAGTTAAAagtcacaatattttctttagTTAAAAATAGCCAACCGCCCACCTGTACGACTGGATAGCCATACATGGAATGGGCTGTAAGGAAAGTCCAACCTGACGACATGTCGTATGGTAGGTATTTTGTAGTTTTCCTTTGACGGGATCAGGTGCTCTCTCTGTGCTTTTCCGTGCGCATGTGGAACAGGAGAAGGTGACGTTGGCCAACGGCAGTGCACTCCGATCCAGGATCAGCTGATATTTCCTAATACTCGTCCTAACCATTCAGGGGACGAAGGCTGTGCAACAGTGATGGAAATATAACATGCTTTACTAGGTGGCCACTGCCACCGTGCGGTATAGACTGCCGCGAAAAATCTGATGGACCAAAAAAGTCCAGAAAGATTTACTTTTGCTTCTCTTAAGTCAGGGCTTCTTATGCGGTTTGTTTTCCTCTGTGTCAGAGTAGGTTTCTGCAATACTGTATTTCATAAACGGTGGATGAGGTAACCAAGAAACTGGATAGCTCACTTTTACAGTGGGCTTTAGAGTGTGGTAGTTGCAACAAATGTAAAAAGGTGTTTGAGCGCTTTGCAGGGGGAGTGCGCCACCTGCATGTGTGCATATGGTTGTGATTCTTCGTGAAGTCTGGCCAAGGACGTCTCTTAACTTTAACAAACACGTATAATGAGGTATGTGGAATAGGGAATACGTTACAATAGAACCTGTGCTCAAACTCAAAATAAGGGAAAACTGTTTAAACAATTCtgtcacaaaaaaaaacagattcTGGTAGATTTTGTCTATACAGTAGACATCTCCCTCATATCACTCTTTGAGTCCTCCCACCTATGCTCAAGATTTACTTTATCCTGAACAAATACTTGTGTAACTCTCGTTGGTGAAGAAATGGTTAAGTGACACATGGTCTTTTTCTTGCAAAGAAGCCCCGGTCTGACTCTTTAACGTTTGTACCGCATGGGTAGACACAAACTCCTTGTATGAAAGCGAAAGCCTCACATTTCCTCCATCCAGGTAGTTCCCGTTATACTCGAGCCATGGTGCTTTTGTGCGCAACCGCGTGACGGAATCAAGCGTGTCTACAAAACACTACCTGTGTTCCATCATATTTTCGCCGAAGTGTCAAATACAAAGTTGACGTGCCGGTGTTTGTGTAGTGCTTCAGGAAGCCTTCTGTGCACCCAGTCAGTTCACCATGGAGAAGACAGCTCTCGTCCTTTTCTGCCTTCTCCACATTCTGGTGCGTTTGAGCACTGGACAGCAACATTTACGCGCGCGTGTTGGTGGACCGTGGAAACACCAGATTCAGTGGGAGAACAACGGTCGTGTGTATAGTTTACTCAGCACGGGGTCAGAGTACCACTCGCCGGTACAAGCGAGGAGACAGCCGCAACTTTACCTGACCACCAAAGGACACAACCGACAACCACCGGGCGCGCCAATCAGATCCTCCAGGACTGGTTCTCCCGATTTAGAGGAGCGGAACGGAGGGCATTCGCAACGCAGAGCACGCGGAGAGTTGGATACCTCGGTTCTAGGTTCTGAAGTCCGTCAATATATGGTCGCAACTGGCCGCCACACCACAGGTGCAAGAAGTCAGCCGCGAGTAGAGACCGCGGTGGTGGGATACCCGGGCGCCCGTCGTCCCCCTCAAGAATCCCGTTCCAATATCTCCGTTTCCTCGCCAATACAAGAATTTTCGGGAAGTGGAATTCCAAGAAGTGGAAGGAGACTTGATTTGAGTGGTGTGAACCTGTCGGTTCCAGAACAAATTAGGTCCACTGCGGCACCAATAAGATCAGTTGATTTTACGGACGGCCGGGGCGCCGGTCAGGAGCGACTGACGagcccagaaacaacaacacgaGGACCCACAACAGCGCGTCTCAACAACTTGGAGGATGAGATCAACGGACGCCAAATCCTGCAGCGTTCCAGTGTGGATAACACTCACAGTGCCCAAATAACGCGTTCCCCTCCTTCGTCCAGGGCCGTTGAGGCACCAGCGAATGTATCTCCAACTGCTCTTTCCAACAATGCCGTCGAAACGCACATTACACGTCCTCAGCGCGTGGAACCCAGGACCGTGGATAACATGATAGGCGACGACCCACAGAACCCCAACAAGAACCACCGGAACTCGGTGTTCTACAACATGTACCCGTCTTCAGGCGCTAGGACCAGAGGCTCCATGCGCCAACCGCGGCCAGACATGGGCTATGGCACACGATTCTTCCATAACGGTAAGCAGAAGTAACAAAACATGGTATCCTATAAAAGACACCCCAGTCATGTAATTaatcaaataaatacaaattgagATGTGTCATGATTCAATCGGATAGGTCTGCGTTTTCAGTAGCCTGGAGCCTCGACTCCCAGTCTCAGTGTCCATGTAGGTGAGGGTGCTGTGTTCCTCCTCAGGTCTCCCAGACCTGGTCCCTGACCCCTACTACATCCAGGCTGCCTCCTACATCCAGCGTGTCCAGATGTATGCTCTCAGGTGTGCCGAGGAGGAAAACTGTCTGTCAAGGTAATCATTTATTACATTGTTTTACCAGGGCAGTATTACTATGCTATATTAACCTATTTATCGAACAACGCAAGACAATTTTCATGTCTGGatccaagttttacacatttGATCCACATCCACAGATTTAACAGACGCTGGGAATAAGTCATTTTGTACCTTATTTTGGGTTGTTGGAGCAAATGTCCTCTTCGGTTGCCAGGTCTGGTTGTGTTGACCAGACTTCCTTGGCTCCTGCCCAGTTGGAAGTTACAGTACAATGATAGAGCTGCAGCACAAAACCTGGCAACCGACCTAGGTTCTCTCTCTTCGCCTCAGTGCCCCGCCAAGTAAAATAATCTCTACATGAAAGCAGCTTGAGGTGAATGCAAGTCTGTAGAAAAAACCCTGCACAGCCTTCTCCCCAGAGCCCTGCACATCACACCTTGGTAACACACTACGGTAACTGTTACCAACAGTCTGCTTGGACGCTGTAGATCCAGCTGTAGTAAGGAGCCTAATCTGGTCCCTTGGCTACCACATTCCCATGGTTCCAAATCCCCATGGTTACCACAATTACAGTCTCCCTCTGTTGTCAAGCGCAAGGTCAAGCTATTTCATGACGTCCATTGTTGTGGTGCAGGACGGCGTCCCATCCGAGTGTCAGAGATCTTGACTACAGGGTTCTGCTGCGGTTCCCCCAGAGGGTGAAGAACCAGGGGACCGCAGACTTCCTTCCGGTCAAGCCCCGCCACGAGTGGGAGTGGCATAGCTGTCATCAGTGAGTCCAggaggcctgtgtgtgcgtgtgtgtgtgtgtttgtgtgtgtaggtttgtgtgtgtgtagatgtgtgtgcgtgtgtgtgtgtgtgtgtggagacacaaATCCAGACATTGATCCATCTTACCGGGTGAAAACTTCCGCCAAAGTTTAACCGGTGTCCTGTCCACGTCCCTAGGCACTACCACAGCATGGAGGCCTTCAGTAACTACGACCTCCTGGACATCCCCTCGGGCAGGAAGGTGGCTGAGGGTCACAAGGCCAGTTTCTGCCTGGAGGACACCAGCTGTGACCCCGGAGTGCGCCGACGCTACGCCTGCACCGCCCACACCCAGGTGCCTCCCTCTGCCAGCCCCTGCCggcccatccatccacctctccttccatccattcAATCGTTAATTCCCTCATTCAATCAGTCGTTTATTCGgtcatttatttattctttcattcagtcagtcagtcagcaaaTTTATTTTCCACCTTTCGATTCGTGGGCCTCGATATCCTATTAAGTGTGacttgtgtgtgttgcaggggcTAGGCCCCGGATGCTATGACACGTACAACGCCAACATCGACTGCCAGTGGATCGACATCACGGATGTGCCGCCGGGAAACTACATCCTTAAGGTTGAACCCGGACGAATCATACGTGGAGCACACTCAGCACAGtagtggagggcagcagggcagggcGGGGCTACGTCAGAGCTCAACCCATGTCGTCTTTCCCCTCCAGGTGACAGTGAACCCGACCATGCAGGTGCAGGAGTCCGACTTTTCCAATAACGTGGTGAGGTGTGATATCAGGTACACTGGCACCCACGTCCAGGCCAGGAATTGCATGATCACCGGgtaggtctgtctctctcccccccccccccccccccacacacacacacacacacagacacacacctacacgcacgcgcacaccaatctctctctctcgtgtccaGAGACACGGTGAAGAGATCTCAGTTGAATGGGGTTGCTTGTCATTGATTCCACAGAAGTTAACGTGGCTATCGTCCACTCCCGGGAGGAACTCTGGTCCCTGGCAGGTGGAAGCATCAGTGTGCCTCTGTGTCAGCTGAGGAAACCGTCTACCTTCCTCAGCACTCCCAAGCTAGCTGGCACCATCCAATGTCTTACACTCTGTCGGCTCGTATCTACCTAGCTCCAGTAACTATTGTATATATTATTACCGTGGATCTCCCGAGCCGCAGCGTGTTGCGTGTGCTGTGTGAGATGAGAGTCCAATGACTCGTGTGACCTGTAGCTGTGTGTTGGAGGGTTATCTATCCTCAGACATAACAAACAAGCCAAGGAAGACTCCGGTCGAACCCAAACTAAAGAtaatgctgtgtgtctctcagccgGTGGGTGTTTTGAGAAGGTCAATGGTGCTCCTGTCTCTCATTCGCATGCTGAAGGAGAATTGTTACTGTGTTGAGTCATCCATTGACTCTATAAAGTGTCCAGAGGGTTTTATGAATTGAGCCAACACCTATGTACTGTATTTATAACATAAAACAATATTAATCTAGTAAATATCCCTATGTACGCATCACTATATGTATGGCATGAATTACTTTCTGTAATTTTTTGGACTTGCACTGCCAAAGCCGATTGGAGACACACAATACAACTGTTCAATAGTGTTATGATgtactgttttgttttattgGTGACAGACTGAATTGTTTTTCTGCCGTTTGTGAGCGGACatactttgtttttgtgtggGTATATTTGGGAATAAAGGTTGCCTCAGACTAACACATTGTTCTGTGCATACAGTCACTTAAGGACAAACAGAAGCCCATTCACTGACatccataaaataaaataaaatatttcacagaatAATTTGTCAAAACATTTAGTAGTGACGTCACATCAGCCTGTGTTTTATTTCAGCAGACCCattgcagagaggagagaggctaaTTTCCTCAATGAGTTAGAAAAACATGGCGTGCCTGAGAGACAAATACAGTATAAAACCAACCCAACTTAGCACATAACGAGTATCGGAAATGGAAAGGTAAACACTATTTAACACGGCTGCTGCCGTAACGCGTGTGTGTTCACCAGGTGGTGTGAGAGGGGTCAGAGCAGGTCCATTCCACTGGTGTCTACTCCATTACGAATGCCTGGGCAGCACCGAGACATGTTTACATACAGCTCCGGTGCTAAGTAAGGCCACTGTCTCCTGGACGCTTGGAAGAAATGGAAAACATTTCACCTGAATGCTCCTGATGTATTCATGGCAGTCAGTCTGGGTGGGGGCACtgtagagcatgtgtgtgtacgtgggtgaTGAGAGACGAGAGGACAGGTTGGATACGACCTCATAGCTCTGTCATGTCAAACATGCCTTGGAGGCCGCTGTGTCCTGATTGATCAGATGTCGTATATCATTCATTAAAGGAACAAGCCCTAATTCAGTCAATGCCTTGAGTGGTGGAatgtgacggggggggggggcttacatGTGCCCTAAGATTGTATCACGTTCAGCGGCTACTAACTTATGAGCCCAGTGTTGGTCAAGGAGGAAATATTTTGGATTGAGCCTTCAATGATCCACGACAGAATGTTCAGAAGCTAAGAGTACCTAAGAGTAGCAAGGCTGTACTCTGCAGGCATCCAGTCCAGACTCTACTGCAGGAGTGACACCTCTAACATCCTCTGGAAGGGCGTGGCAGCAAGGAATTAGGCCTGGGATGAGAGGTGATGGCAGAAAGGTGGAGGCTGAGActaggggtgaggctggggctgaggtcatTGAGTCAAATGTACTTTAAAGCTCAACATCACTTCTCCCCATGAAACTGTGACAACATTTTGTATCCTCCCTGTCCCTATTCATAGTCCTTCACACCAGGCTATGTCTGCTGTAAAGCAAGGTAGCGTGACAGGCAGGAACACACAACCCTGGCCTGCATGACAGATGAGCGCCTATACGGCGCAGCCAAGAACCATAGAGTTGATCTCAACTCCCTCCTATAGAGGAGACGGGGATCGTGCCGCCAACAGACgaccctcctctctaccccctgagccactgCATCCCTGATATCCGTCGGCAAACCGACGTCCGCAGGTCAAATCAAATTCTCTCGTGGCCCTGTCCAAACATGGCTCCTCGGCGGAACCCCAGCCATCTTTGGTCAAAGCCGGCGTGCCGAGTCTTTGAGCGTCAGACAGGAGGTCAGAGAGGAGCCTGTCGAGGGGGAtggcgggaggggggagggagggaggcggcagGGCCGTTTGCTCGGGGGCAGCCTGACGTGTTAAGTCCCGAGGGTGGGCGAGCTCCTTCCAGCCCGCCCCTGGAGGATGGCAGGGAGCAGAGAAATTCCACAGCGAGTGTGTCAGCCAGGAGGCCCAGCCAGATCCCGCTTAGATCAGCGGCTAATATAGGAGCTAACCTGTATTCATCATCGACTTGaacagtctgtctccctgtctgcttACCTTGCCTGGCAGTTTCACAGTAAACAGACTACGGCCCTCAAACCATCCCACCATTCAGAGCGAGATTGAACGCTTGGCCTGGTAACAAGTTAGCGTCTTGATTCTGTGAAGTCACCACCATTTCATCACAATGAAACCAATAGTCTGAGACTTTCTGATGGCTGTTATGTTCCACAGAGAGACGCATTTACCATGTCTGATACCACCACACCTGTTTGTTCAGAGTGGACAGTTGAGAAGCGGAACACTGAGGTAAAGACTTCATTTGTGTGTTCGGAGCTGACTAGCAAAAACGTTTGACGTTTTAGCACGTAGACAGTGTTTACCTGGGCAGGACAGGAGACTTTCTGGACTGCGAAGGTTTGCACATCATTACACGTTAACAAGTTCCCCCCGTTTGAAATAGAAGAAGAATGTTGGTGTGCTTAATGGTCCTGTACTTTTCCTCCAAGGCTCCTGTGCAAACACTAAAGACCAGTCAATATGCCATCTGTAGCATATACATAGTCATTTTTAGCCCCAGTGAAATCCTGTTATTCTATTATTCTTGGGGAGGGAGACCAGCCGGATGGGATGTAggtagggggagggtggggtaggagaggagaggaaaggaggagataaAGGGATGGGAGTTAGGAGACGAGACGGgactggtgggtgggtgggtaggtaggtaggagaggagaggggtgtaggagaagagggaagaagagaggagaaaacagtggtggtaggagaggagaagggaggggaggggttgaaCTGAAACAATCCTGTAACTTTtgttttaaaatacatttttaaattCCAGTGTTGTTCTGCAGTCATGGTTTTTACATGCAGTCCACTGGCCCCCCATCTGCCCACCATGCCCAGAGAGGAGGCTACTGGAACCAGGCCCCTGGAAACAGGGGCAGGTGAGAGCCCACTACAGACTCCAGACTTGAGAATGCACACTACTGGCTGTGACTGTTTGGGAAATTAACACATTAGTTTGTCAATAGGTTACATCGAAATGAAAGCCCACAGAAATGTACACCTCCAATATATTCTAG
The sequence above is drawn from the Osmerus eperlanus chromosome 24, fOsmEpe2.1, whole genome shotgun sequence genome and encodes:
- the loxl5a gene encoding lysyl oxidase-like 5a, producing MEKTALVLFCLLHILVRLSTGQQHLRARVGGPWKHQIQWENNGRVYSLLSTGSEYHSPVQARRQPQLYLTTKGHNRQPPGAPIRSSRTGSPDLEERNGGHSQRRARGELDTSVLGSEVRQYMVATGRHTTGARSQPRVETAVVGYPGARRPPQESRSNISVSSPIQEFSGSGIPRSGRRLDLSGVNLSVPEQIRSTAAPIRSVDFTDGRGAGQERLTSPETTTRGPTTARLNNLEDEINGRQILQRSSVDNTHSAQITRSPPSSRAVEAPANVSPTALSNNAVETHITRPQRVEPRTVDNMIGDDPQNPNKNHRNSVFYNMYPSSGARTRGSMRQPRPDMGYGTRFFHNGLPDLVPDPYYIQAASYIQRVQMYALRCAEEENCLSRTASHPSVRDLDYRVLLRFPQRVKNQGTADFLPVKPRHEWEWHSCHQHYHSMEAFSNYDLLDIPSGRKVAEGHKASFCLEDTSCDPGVRRRYACTAHTQGLGPGCYDTYNANIDCQWIDITDVPPGNYILKVTVNPTMQVQESDFSNNVVRCDIRYTGTHVQARNCMITGS